One part of the Rhodococcus oxybenzonivorans genome encodes these proteins:
- a CDS encoding glycosyltransferase produces the protein MTPTPIVQLVRTGSLLSMAGMAVAAVNLRSAPRLRVPRRTVTEPVTVCIPARNEVRRLPALIEDLAGQRGIHDLRVLVFDDASTDDTAAAAEAACAGDSRFTVVRSTEEPLPGWVGKPAACHRAYERAQALHPRRDGLLVFLDADVRLQPGALAAACSALRQSGAGLICPWPFQESVSIAEFAVQPLLAWSWAASLPVRLGNRSLRPSMAVACGQFMVFDNAAYRQAGGHGAVVNSLTEDLDIARLLRSRGVSTHVVVAGGAATCRMYENATALRSGYDRWLWTAFSSTPGAVVAVGAGGLAYLVPPVALALGRGLVRRWGAVGYLAAVTSRLCARTLERGASPTATDVAGAVTHPLSVAATAALIMSSHLAHHRERTSWKGRALS, from the coding sequence GTGACGCCCACGCCGATCGTGCAGCTGGTCCGCACTGGTTCGCTGCTTTCCATGGCCGGTATGGCCGTCGCCGCCGTCAATCTGCGGAGCGCCCCACGTCTGCGGGTGCCGCGCCGCACCGTCACCGAACCGGTCACGGTCTGCATTCCTGCCCGCAACGAGGTCCGGCGACTGCCCGCCCTCATCGAGGATCTGGCCGGTCAGCGCGGCATTCACGATCTCCGAGTGCTCGTGTTCGATGACGCCTCGACCGATGACACGGCCGCGGCAGCCGAGGCTGCGTGCGCCGGCGACTCGCGGTTCACCGTCGTCAGGAGCACCGAGGAGCCGCTTCCCGGGTGGGTGGGGAAGCCCGCCGCCTGCCACCGCGCCTACGAGCGCGCCCAAGCCCTCCATCCCCGCCGCGACGGACTGCTGGTGTTCCTCGATGCCGACGTGCGGTTGCAGCCGGGCGCGCTGGCCGCGGCGTGTTCCGCGCTTCGCCAGAGCGGGGCCGGGTTGATCTGCCCCTGGCCGTTCCAGGAGTCCGTGTCGATCGCCGAATTCGCCGTCCAGCCGCTTCTGGCCTGGTCGTGGGCGGCCTCACTACCCGTGCGACTCGGCAATCGTTCGCTGCGCCCGTCCATGGCCGTCGCCTGTGGACAGTTCATGGTCTTCGACAACGCGGCGTACCGCCAGGCGGGTGGGCACGGCGCGGTGGTGAACAGTCTCACCGAAGATCTCGACATTGCCCGACTGCTGCGGAGCCGCGGAGTTTCCACCCACGTTGTCGTCGCAGGCGGCGCCGCGACCTGCCGGATGTACGAGAACGCCACTGCGCTGCGCAGTGGATACGACCGCTGGCTGTGGACGGCCTTCAGCTCGACGCCGGGGGCGGTGGTAGCCGTCGGCGCGGGCGGTCTGGCCTATCTGGTGCCGCCGGTGGCGCTCGCGCTGGGCCGTGGGCTGGTGCGCCGGTGGGGTGCAGTGGGGTATCTCGCTGCCGTGACCTCGAGACTGTGCGCACGAACACTCGAGCGTGGTGCGTCGCCGACCGCCACGGACGTGGCCGGGGCGGTGACGCACCCGCTCTCGGTCGCGGCGACAGCAGCACTGATCATGTCGTCACACCTTGCCCACCACCGTGAACGAACCAGCTGGAAGGGGAGGGCCCTCAGCTGA
- a CDS encoding LppM family (lipo)protein — translation MQPPSLPAPNITRARSRALSLTALVLLIVPLLAGCLRVQVSMGVSADDRVSGQIVAAAVPADDQDKGPQLTPPDALAGKIRVQEYKKDGYVGTQAFFSDLTFGDVQQLGSMSEQATGSFQISLRRTGDLVTLEGKADLSSVPAQGTDVQFTIAFPARVATTNGTREGDSIVSWKLPAGDTSTIRAEVRYSDPSTRSFAGWAGIMAGVTLGVAVIVGALAWLARNREPAVGSGRRKDSSTV, via the coding sequence GTGCAGCCGCCCTCACTCCCTGCCCCGAACATCACCCGCGCGCGGAGCCGGGCCCTCTCCCTGACGGCCCTGGTACTCCTGATCGTCCCGTTGCTCGCCGGCTGCCTGCGCGTCCAGGTGTCGATGGGAGTGTCCGCCGACGACCGGGTCTCCGGTCAGATCGTGGCTGCGGCCGTACCCGCAGACGATCAGGACAAGGGTCCGCAGCTCACCCCGCCCGATGCGTTGGCGGGCAAGATTCGCGTACAGGAGTACAAGAAGGACGGGTACGTCGGCACCCAGGCGTTCTTCAGCGATCTCACATTCGGTGACGTACAGCAACTCGGCTCGATGTCCGAACAGGCCACCGGCAGCTTCCAGATTTCGCTGCGCCGGACCGGTGACCTCGTGACCCTGGAAGGCAAAGCCGACCTCAGCTCGGTTCCCGCCCAGGGCACCGATGTGCAGTTCACTATCGCCTTCCCGGCCCGGGTGGCCACGACCAACGGCACGCGGGAGGGCGACTCCATCGTGTCGTGGAAGCTGCCTGCGGGTGACACGTCGACGATCCGCGCCGAGGTGCGCTACTCCGACCCGAGCACCCGGAGCTTCGCGGGCTGGGCGGGGATCATGGCCGGGGTGACGCTCGGCGTGGCCGTGATCGTAGGGGCTTTGGCATGGCTGGCCCGCAACAGGGAGCCGGCCGTGGGCAGTGGACGCCGGAAGGACTCGTCGACGGTGTGA
- a CDS encoding carotenoid biosynthesis protein: MTARIPALTAAAAIAAQIVYPLVRGDLRDAVTVCVVLLLAAASITHAALTRGSRWTAALVLATAGFGLLSEVVGTSTGVPYGCYDYSVDRLGPALAGVPLVVPFAWTAGFYPVWCVASLLAGGRYRHLIRMVLTTVGVVGWDLYLDPQMVADGQWTWCVTDAGLPGIEHIPLTNYVGWCVVAAAMAAAMEWFDHRTSDAAAPHGTPPHRDGVPIALFLWTWLGSALAHSVFLDGPGLRFSAIYGWITMGVLGIPLLIVLVRSRVRRPEIPDTPPRA, encoded by the coding sequence GTGACCGCGCGCATCCCCGCCCTGACGGCCGCAGCAGCGATCGCGGCGCAGATTGTCTACCCTCTGGTGCGCGGTGACCTCCGTGACGCGGTGACGGTCTGCGTCGTGCTCCTGCTCGCCGCGGCGAGCATCACCCATGCCGCCCTCACGCGCGGTTCGCGCTGGACCGCCGCTCTGGTTCTGGCGACAGCGGGTTTCGGCCTACTCTCGGAGGTCGTCGGGACGTCAACCGGCGTGCCCTACGGCTGCTACGACTACAGCGTCGACCGACTCGGCCCCGCACTCGCCGGTGTCCCCCTCGTGGTGCCGTTCGCCTGGACAGCGGGCTTCTATCCGGTGTGGTGCGTCGCCTCCCTACTGGCCGGGGGCAGATATCGGCACCTGATTCGGATGGTCCTCACCACGGTCGGCGTCGTGGGATGGGATCTCTATCTCGACCCCCAGATGGTCGCAGATGGACAGTGGACATGGTGCGTCACCGATGCGGGTCTTCCCGGTATCGAGCACATCCCGCTGACCAACTACGTCGGATGGTGTGTGGTGGCTGCCGCCATGGCTGCGGCGATGGAATGGTTCGATCACCGCACGTCCGATGCCGCCGCACCGCACGGAACGCCGCCGCACAGGGACGGTGTCCCCATCGCCTTGTTCCTGTGGACCTGGCTGGGTTCGGCGCTGGCCCACTCGGTGTTTCTCGACGGACCCGGACTCCGATTCTCCGCGATCTACGGGTGGATCACGATGGGAGTTCTCGGGATTCCCCTGCTGATCGTCCTCGTGCGGTCGCGGGTCCGGCGACCCGAGATCCCCGACACGCCCCCTCGCGCCTGA